TCGGGCGTTGAGGCATTGGCACCTGGGCTGCTTGGGCAGCCAAAACCGCTTGGTGGTCCTGGACTGTACCTTCGGCGTTTTCCGCAACTGTAGTTGGCTCGCCAGTACCGGCTGGACGCTTGCGCGCACGGCGCTTCACGGCGTCGGCCTTGGGGCCGGAACCCACAAGCGGTCCGCCTGCCGGCCCGTTCTCGCCACTGTCGATATCAACAGGAAGCTTTCCGTAGAGAGGGGCATCGACGGCGGGAGTCGCCGCCGGAGCCTGCGTCACCGGCGCTGCATCCCCGGGCTGGTTGTCCGAAACCGCGATGATTGCGGTGCCAACCTCCACCGTGATGCCTTCTTCGACCAACAACTCGGTGACCGTGCCGGCGAAGGGCGAGGGGAGCTCAACGAGCGACTTCGCCGTCTCGATCTCACACAGTACGTCGTTGATGGCAACGGTGTCGCCGGGCTTGACCTTCCAAGCCACTACCTCGGCCTCGGTCAGGCCTTCGCCGACGTCCGGCAGGTTGAATTTCTTTACAGTCACAGTGGTCCTCGATTTCCGTCTGCCCGGCTGTGAAGCCGGACTGGATCAGGGCGGTTTAGTAAGCCAGGGAGCGGTCGAGCGCTTCGAGGATCTTGTCGATGTCCGGCAAGTAATCCTCTTCAACCTTGGCCACGGGATACGGCATGTGGAAACCGCCAACACGGATCACAGGGGCTTCAAGGTGCAGGAACGCCCGTTCGCTGATGCGGGCTGCAATCTCTCCGCCGATACCACCGAATGTGGGGGCTTCGTGGGCGACGATCAGCCGGCCGGTCTTCTTGACCGACGCCTCAATGGTGTCGAAGTCCACGGGCGAGATGGAGCGGAGGTCGATGACCTCAATGCTGCGTCCATCCTCAATTGCAGCATTTGCTGCAGCGAGGGCAACCGGAACCAACGGCCCGTAAGCCACAATCGTGGCGTCCGTACCTTCACGGACCACATGTGCCTTGAACGGGTCTTCTGACAGACCAGCATTCTCAACATCCACCTCGCCCTTGAGCCAGTAGCGGCGCTTGGGTTCGAAGAAGATCACAGGGTCCTGGCACTCAATGGCTTTCTGGATCATCCAGTAAGCGTCATGGGCGTTGGACGGCGAAATGATACGGAGGCCAGCGGTGTGGGCGAACAACGCTTCCGGGGATTCGGAGTGGTGCTCAATGGAACCAATTCCGCCGCCGTAGGGGATCCGAATAACCACAGGAACAGTCAGGCGGCCATGGCTGCGGGCGTGGATCTTGGCCAGCTGCGTGGTGATCTGGTTGAAGGCCGGATAGACAAAGCCATCGAATTGGATTTCGCACACCGGCGAGTAGCCACGCAATGCGAGCCCAATAGCAGTTCCCACAATGCCGGACTCTGCCAGAGGGCTGTCGACGACGCGGTCGGCCCCGAATTCCTTGATCAGGCCATCCGTCACCCGGTAGACGCCACCGAGATGCCCGATGTCCTCGCCCATCAAGAGGGACTTGGGGTTGCTCTTCAGCGATACGCGGAGACCCTCGTTGATGGCCTTGGCAATGGTCATGGTCGCCATCAGTTAGCTGCCTCCTGGTCGGTTTCGAAGCCTGCCGAGTATTCCTCGAACCACGCCTGTTCCTCTGCAATCAGCGGGTGTGCTTCGGCATAGACGTTGGCGAAGGAATCGCGGATGTTCGGCACCTCCAGGCCGTGCGTGGTGCTGCGGACATACTTGGCCAGCTCATCCCCGTCGGCTTGAACCTGTTCGAAGAAGGCTTCATCGGCGAGCCCTTCAGTCCGCAGGTATTTCTCCAAACGCTCCAGCGGATCCTTCGCACGCCACGCGGTCTCTTCGGCCAATTCGCGGTACTTGGTGGGGTCGTCAGCTGTGGTGTGCGCACCGACACGGTAGGTGTACGCCTCGATAAGTACAGGGCCGCGGCCCTCACGGGCATGCTCCAAGGCCCATTCAGTGACGGCATGCACGGCAATGACGTCGTTGCCATCCACACGGATTCCCGGGAATCCATAACCCTTGGCGCGGTTGGCCAACGGGACCTTGGTCTGGACTTCGGTAGGCACAGAGATGGCCCAGTGGTTGTTCTGGCAGAAGAAGACAACCGGGGCGTCGTACGAGGCAGCGAAAACCATTGATTCGTGGACGTCCCCTTCGGAGCTGGCGCCGTCACCGAAGTAGGCAACCACTGCAGCCTTGGGATCATTGGAACCATCGGCAACCGCGAGCTTCTGGTCACGCTGGATGCCCATGGCGTAGCCCACTGCGTGAAGCGTTTGGGCGGCCAGCACCAGTGTGTAGAGGTGGAAGTTGTTCCCCCGCGGGTCCCAGCCTCCGTTGGAGACTCCGCGGAACTGCTTCAACAATTCAGCAAGGTCCACGTTGCGCACAAGCGCGACACCGTGTTCACGGTAAGTGGGGAAAATGTAGTCCTGGGGCTGGCTGGCGTGGGCCGAGCCGATCTGGGCGGCCTCTTGACCGGTCAGCGGCACCCACAAAGCGAGTTCGCCTTGGCGCTGCAGCGCGGTGGCCTCCTGGTCAAAACGGCGAATCCTGGCCATGTCGGCGTAAAAGACGCGGAGCTTTTCGGGGTCTATCCGCTTGGCATAGTCAGAGAAGACGGGATCGGTGCCTAGCTTTCCGTCAGGGCCGAGCAACTGGACCATCTCTACGGGTTCACCCGAGGCAGCTACAGCCGCTGAGGTTGCCGCCAGAGTTTCATCGGTCCCGGGGGGCAGTTGTGTCGAGCCCATTCCGTCTCCTTGCTTGCCGCAGCTAGTGCCGGGCAATGTCTGTCGCTGGGATATATGCCCATTCCGGAATGCATTCCGGAACGGGCATATATTTTGGCTTTCGTCCTTACTTTATCGGCAGTAAGTAGCGTAGGCGCATTTGTTAACCGCTAGGAACTGTGCGGAGCCTTTGTATAACCTGCACAGAGTTTCAGGAACCTTGTATTGGCTTCCACTTCGCCAATGCTGACCCGGACTCCCTCATTACCGAAGGCCCGGACAGATAGGGCCTGCTCGGCTGCCAACGCCGCAAACTCGCCGCTGTTCTCCCCCAAGTTCAACCAAACGAAGTTCCCCTGGGCCTCCGGCACGAACCATCCGAGAGCGCGGAGACCCGAAGTGACGCGGTCCCTCTCCTCCACCAGGCTTTGTACCCTTTCGACAACCTGGTCGAAATTTTCGAGGGATGTAATCGCTGCGCGTTCTGCAATTTGCGATACGGCGAAGGGGGTAGCCGTAACGCGAAGGTGCTGGGTGAGCTGCGGGCCGGAAACACTGTATCCAACCCGCAGTCCTGCCAACCCGTGGGCTTTGGAGAAAGTCCTCAGCACCACAACATTGGGGTATTTCCGGTAAAGCTTGATCCCGTCTACGGCGGCTTGGTCCCGGACGAATTCCTGGTAAGCCTCATCAATGACCACCACCACGTTGGGCGGCACCGACTGGATGAAGCGCTCCGTTTCCTCAGCCGTGAGGATGGGCCCGGTGGGGTTGTTCGGGGTGCAGAGCAAGATCACCTTGGTGCGCACCGTGACCGCAGCGGCCATGGTTTCGAGATCGTGACGGCCGTCCGGAAGCAACGGGATCTGCACGCTGGCCGCCCCCGCAAGGCCCACACAAATGGGGTAAGCCTCGAAGGAGCGCCAGGCGTAGATCACCTCGTCCGACTTGCCGTCATCATTCTGGCCCGCGAAGGTGGCAAGAATCTGGTTGAGCGCGCCGAGGCTTCCTGCACCGGTGACGACGTCGTCAGCAGGAACATCCAGGAAGTCAGCCAAAGCATTGCGCAGTTTGGTTGCCAAGGGGTCTGGGTAGCGGTTGATGTCAGTCTGATCCGCGATGGCCTGCAACACTGCAGGGATCGGAGGCAGCGGGTTTTCATTGGACGACAATTTGTAGCTGGTGAGGCCCTCGATCGCAGCGGGGGGTTTACCAGCCGCGTACTTGGGGAGCCTGTCCACGACCGGTCGAGGGAGTACGCCCTCCGGTGCGTTGTCAGTAGTAGTCATGGATTCAAGCCTACTTGCACCCTTGTGGCGTTTGGCATGTTCGGCAGCCAACGTTCATCCTCATCCAGTTGCCTTTCCATAGTGATGTCCCAGCCGAGCCACAGACGAGTATGAAAGCATGGGTGCATGGGTTCATTCATCGTTCGCGTCCTGATCAACGGCCTGGCTCTGTGGATCGCCAGCTGGCTCTTGGATGGACTGGAGATCTCTTCCTCTGCCACTGAAAAGGCGGCAGCCAACGCCGGGATCACTGAAGGCGCGGATGCAGCGGGGATCGTCTTGGCGTACCTCTTCATCGGCCTGATTTTTGGAGTCGTCAACGCGTTCGTCCGCCCGCTGGTCAAGATTCTGTCCCTCCCCGTGACGATCCTGACCCTGGGGCTGTTTACGATCATCATCAATGCGGCAATGCTGTACCTGACAGCGTGGCTGAGCAGCTTCACGCCTGTGCACCTCACTATTGACTCGTTCTTCTGGACAGCCATCCTCGCCTCGATCATCATCAGCATCATCAGCGTGGTTGCCGGCCTGATCCCCGGGGCCCGCAAACGCTAGATGCAGTTCCCGCCGCTGGGCCTGTTCTCACTGTTGGCGCCGCACTAACCATTGGCACTGCAGTCACCATTGCGCTGTACTTACCGCGCTCCGGCCCCGGAACGTGTCTCGGGAAGATTGGGGTTCCGCAGGCTCGGCCTCTTGTCCGGCAAGGGTGACCGTTCCAGCTTGAAGTGCGTCACCTTTGCCGCGCCTCCCACACCAACAACACCCGCGAACACTGCCGTAGAAGCTGCAAGGGAGGCATCCTTACTCGCCGTGACCAATTCCGCGCCTTCGGCGTAGTTGTCGAGTCGGTGACCGGGACCCAGGCCCGGGTCTTCTCCCTCTGGAGTTTTGACTTCATTGTTCAGCGTTACCGTCACCCTGTCCTTGGTATCAGGGTTCACCCTGCCGTCCGAACCAGGGACCCAGTCCTGGACGTGCTCCAGGTGCAATGAAGCAATGCCGGGTTCCGCGCTAAGACCGCCAGCAGGGGCTCCAGCCGTCAGTACATATTTGAGGTCGAATTCGCTCAGGAATGCCTTGTTCTGGCCGAGGTTCATGGCGTGTGCGCCTCCTTGACTGTGCCCGACTGCTACCACCTGGTCTCCGGCTTCAGCGCCGGCTTCTCTCAATGCCTGACCAATGGCCGGAACCACTTCTTCAGAGTCGTACCCGAGTGCTTCACCTACACCCGCTTTGTCGAAGGGATTGGTATCTGGTGCTTCGGATTGCGTTCCCGGAATCAACACCATCCAGGAGGACGAGCCATCGTTGCCCAGCTGGATGATCTCAATTTCTCCATCGCCCCGGGCATGGAGTTTCTCGAGTCGCCGGATGCTCTGTGCCATGGATGGATCGAGTTGCTCGACCGACTCGTCCATCTTCTCGATGCTCACCGGGCGCGGCCTCAGTCCGGGAACGAGGGGGGACTGCAGCAGTCCATGCATGATGTCCCGCGCCGCCATCCCCGGTGGAATGATGGTTGTGACCACGTTGTGCGCGATGTCCCGGCCAGGCATCCAGGGTGCACCTGACATCTTCATCTCATCAAGCCTCAACATCCGCGGGAACAGGTTCTTGACCTCGGTTTGGACGTAATCGTGATGACTGGAACGCACACTGGCGCTGACACCAACCAATTCCTGACGCACCCTGCCTACGTCTTGACCGCTTTCAGCCACCGCATCGATTGCCGCACACCCCGAGGCGTACGAGTCGAAGAGGTAAGGCCCCAAATCAGCCTGCACCCTGCGGGTTTCTTCTTCCACACCAATCAACTGCTGAACCAAGTCATCAAGGAGTGCGGCTCCACGCAGGAGCTCTTCCAACTGGCAGGACATTCCGCCCACTCCCCCACGGATGCTGAGGATCCCATCCGGGGCCGGGGCCATAGGTTGAGGGGCTGAACCCCCACCAACAGGAGCAACATCAGCCATCAGTGCCCCCTCCCGTCGGAGACGGCGACGTTCTGTGAATGACGGAGAACCGAGGCGGCTGCATCTTCCAGTGATTCCCGTGCCCGCATCAGTGCTGAGGCGTGAAGAGCAATAGTTGTCCTGTAAGCACTTCCGGCCGGCGACTGCCACTCTTCCAACTGGGTCCGCCGCAAGGATGCCAGCACAGCATCCGTCTGATCCACGGAGGCCTTAATTCGCCAAGCGAGCCTCTGGACTTCGTGGCTGCGCGAGGCGCACTCCAGGGGATCGAAGGTGGGTGGGTTGGCTGCAGGCATCAAGCCGACGCTCATGTCCGTGTACTCCATTGATTGTTCTGCTGATCGGTAGGTACGACGCTACGGAGCCGGGGAACCGGGCGGAAGCGCCGCCGTCGGCTATGTGGATAACGCGGGCGGCTGTCCACATAGCCAAGTCACCAACTCGGGCGCCTCCACGGAACATGAAAGAATAGGCCCCATGGCTGAATCCCCTCGCGTGTCCCTCGCTTCCGAACCCCTCGCCCTTGGCGCCCTCGATGGCCGCTACCGTGCCACCGTCGCGCCCCTCGTTGACTACTTGTCCGAGGCCGCATTGAACCGCGATCGCGTTCACGTTGAGGTTGAGTGGCTTATCCA
This genomic stretch from Micrococcaceae bacterium Sec5.1 harbors:
- a CDS encoding phage holin family protein → MGSFIVRVLINGLALWIASWLLDGLEISSSATEKAAANAGITEGADAAGIVLAYLFIGLIFGVVNAFVRPLVKILSLPVTILTLGLFTIIINAAMLYLTAWLSSFTPVHLTIDSFFWTAILASIIISIISVVAGLIPGARKR
- a CDS encoding histidinol-phosphate transaminase, whose translation is MTTTDNAPEGVLPRPVVDRLPKYAAGKPPAAIEGLTSYKLSSNENPLPPIPAVLQAIADQTDINRYPDPLATKLRNALADFLDVPADDVVTGAGSLGALNQILATFAGQNDDGKSDEVIYAWRSFEAYPICVGLAGAASVQIPLLPDGRHDLETMAAAVTVRTKVILLCTPNNPTGPILTAEETERFIQSVPPNVVVVIDEAYQEFVRDQAAVDGIKLYRKYPNVVVLRTFSKAHGLAGLRVGYSVSGPQLTQHLRVTATPFAVSQIAERAAITSLENFDQVVERVQSLVEERDRVTSGLRALGWFVPEAQGNFVWLNLGENSGEFAALAAEQALSVRAFGNEGVRVSIGEVEANTRFLKLCAGYTKAPHSS
- a CDS encoding alpha-ketoacid dehydrogenase subunit beta — its product is MATMTIAKAINEGLRVSLKSNPKSLLMGEDIGHLGGVYRVTDGLIKEFGADRVVDSPLAESGIVGTAIGLALRGYSPVCEIQFDGFVYPAFNQITTQLAKIHARSHGRLTVPVVIRIPYGGGIGSIEHHSESPEALFAHTAGLRIISPSNAHDAYWMIQKAIECQDPVIFFEPKRRYWLKGEVDVENAGLSEDPFKAHVVREGTDATIVAYGPLVPVALAAANAAIEDGRSIEVIDLRSISPVDFDTIEASVKKTGRLIVAHEAPTFGGIGGEIAARISERAFLHLEAPVIRVGGFHMPYPVAKVEEDYLPDIDKILEALDRSLAY
- the pdhA gene encoding pyruvate dehydrogenase (acetyl-transferring) E1 component subunit alpha, whose product is MGSTQLPPGTDETLAATSAAVAASGEPVEMVQLLGPDGKLGTDPVFSDYAKRIDPEKLRVFYADMARIRRFDQEATALQRQGELALWVPLTGQEAAQIGSAHASQPQDYIFPTYREHGVALVRNVDLAELLKQFRGVSNGGWDPRGNNFHLYTLVLAAQTLHAVGYAMGIQRDQKLAVADGSNDPKAAVVAYFGDGASSEGDVHESMVFAASYDAPVVFFCQNNHWAISVPTEVQTKVPLANRAKGYGFPGIRVDGNDVIAVHAVTEWALEHAREGRGPVLIEAYTYRVGAHTTADDPTKYRELAEETAWRAKDPLERLEKYLRTEGLADEAFFEQVQADGDELAKYVRSTTHGLEVPNIRDSFANVYAEAHPLIAEEQAWFEEYSAGFETDQEAAN